A region of Haloplanus sp. XH21 DNA encodes the following proteins:
- a CDS encoding MFS transporter: MATVGFFAGLTTIVFYGAAGPIFEEHLALTGVFHGLLLGSPHLSKAVLRIPFGAWVDEAGGKKPMLILLASTIVGIAGLVVTLFLTYPHDFGMHLYPLLVLFGLLAGAGGATFSVGISQTSYWYPSDRQGFAMGAFAGAGNIGPGMVVYVLPVLIGLTGLAIAYGIWLAFVVAVTIAYATYAVDPYYFQLLRQGNDQEAATETADELGQDIFPSGNAWDSLRESASIRRTWVLVFLYTVSFGGGFTSLSAWFPTYWDLFHGFDLSTAGLLAGIFIVYGSLIRIPGGSISDRFGGENVAIASFSVMAVGAVVMTFASGFWPAFIGMMILGTGMGIANAAVFELVPKFVPEAVGGASGWISGVGGGGTLIILPALGYYTDVFGQIGYARGFSLFVVLSAICALVSWGLKHYDPDVDATVDETPVH, translated from the coding sequence ATGGCGACGGTCGGGTTTTTCGCAGGCCTCACCACGATCGTGTTCTACGGGGCTGCCGGCCCGATATTTGAGGAACACTTGGCCCTCACCGGCGTTTTCCACGGACTGTTGTTAGGCTCGCCACACCTCAGCAAAGCAGTGCTGCGGATCCCGTTCGGGGCCTGGGTCGACGAGGCCGGCGGAAAGAAACCGATGCTCATCCTGTTAGCCTCGACGATCGTCGGGATCGCAGGTCTCGTCGTCACGCTGTTTCTGACGTACCCCCACGATTTCGGGATGCATCTGTACCCGCTGCTCGTGCTGTTCGGCCTGCTGGCGGGCGCCGGCGGGGCGACGTTCTCCGTCGGAATCAGCCAGACCTCCTACTGGTACCCCAGCGACAGACAGGGGTTCGCGATGGGCGCGTTCGCCGGCGCCGGTAACATCGGCCCGGGGATGGTCGTCTATGTCCTGCCGGTCCTGATTGGTCTCACGGGGCTGGCGATCGCCTACGGGATCTGGCTCGCGTTCGTCGTCGCCGTCACCATCGCCTACGCCACCTACGCTGTCGACCCGTACTACTTCCAGCTGCTCCGCCAGGGGAACGACCAGGAGGCGGCGACGGAGACGGCGGACGAACTCGGACAGGACATCTTCCCGTCCGGGAACGCCTGGGACTCGCTGCGAGAATCCGCGTCGATCCGACGGACGTGGGTGCTCGTCTTCCTCTATACGGTCTCGTTCGGCGGCGGGTTCACCTCGCTGTCCGCGTGGTTTCCCACCTACTGGGACCTGTTCCACGGCTTCGACCTCTCGACAGCGGGGCTGCTCGCGGGCATCTTCATCGTCTACGGCTCCCTCATCAGGATTCCCGGCGGTAGCATCAGTGACCGATTCGGTGGTGAGAACGTCGCGATCGCGAGTTTCAGCGTCATGGCCGTCGGTGCGGTCGTCATGACCTTCGCGAGCGGTTTCTGGCCGGCGTTCATCGGGATGATGATCCTCGGCACGGGGATGGGGATCGCTAACGCCGCCGTCTTCGAGTTGGTCCCGAAGTTCGTCCCCGAAGCCGTCGGTGGCGCCTCCGGTTGGATCAGCGGCGTCGGCGGCGGCGGGACACTCATCATCCTCCCGGCGCTGGGCTACTACACCGACGTCTTCGGGCAGATCGGGTACGCACGCGGGTTCTCCCTGTTCGTCGTCCTGAGCGCGATCTGTGCCCTGGTCTCGTGGGGGCTGAAGCATTACGACCCCGATGTCGACGCGACCGTCGACGAAACACCGGTTCATTAG
- a CDS encoding universal stress protein, which yields MFDRALLPTDGSEAVGPAEETAIDLAEIHGATLHVLYIVDQPTSVSGTGEGVPGLDALLDAFEQEGQEATGDVAAQAADRGIEATSAVRRGNPHDDILTYAEDHDIDVIVMGTHGRTGVKRALLGSVTEDVVRHSEIPVLTVHRDPEE from the coding sequence ATGTTCGACCGAGCGCTTCTTCCGACGGACGGCAGCGAGGCAGTCGGGCCCGCAGAGGAGACCGCCATCGACCTCGCTGAAATACACGGGGCAACGCTCCACGTGCTCTACATCGTCGACCAACCGACCTCTGTTTCCGGGACGGGTGAGGGAGTACCTGGATTGGATGCCCTTTTGGACGCGTTCGAGCAGGAAGGACAGGAAGCCACCGGCGATGTCGCCGCGCAGGCAGCGGACCGTGGCATCGAAGCGACGAGCGCTGTCCGACGTGGAAACCCGCACGACGATATTCTCACGTACGCTGAGGACCACGATATCGATGTCATCGTCATGGGAACCCACGGTCGAACGGGCGTTAAGCGAGCGCTACTCGGTAGCGTGACCGAAGACGTTGTCCGCCACTCCGAGATTCCGGTATTGACCGTCCACCGGGACCCGGAGGAGTAG
- a CDS encoding ATP-binding protein, protein MTTRPDRSFLQCLFTGMARHPEENRDIVFDYGYTTRRGGTGYGLSIVARVAEAHGWPVRVTDGDAGGAWFEFTGVSRWRPSDAGGLCRCERRLAPVSP, encoded by the coding sequence GTGACCACTCGTCCGGATCGCTCGTTCCTCCAGTGCTTGTTTACCGGGATGGCGCGGCACCCCGAGGAGAACCGCGATATCGTGTTCGACTACGGGTACACCACTCGGCGCGGCGGAACGGGGTACGGCCTCAGTATCGTCGCGCGGGTCGCCGAGGCCCACGGCTGGCCCGTTCGCGTCACCGACGGCGACGCCGGCGGCGCCTGGTTCGAGTTCACGGGCGTATCACGCTGGCGGCCGAGTGACGCCGGCGGCCTATGCCGTTGCGAACGGCGTCTCGCTCCGGTATCGCCGTGA
- a CDS encoding FAD-dependent oxidoreductase codes for MSDTYDLVIVGGGISGASLLYTTAKFTDIGSIALIEKEAEIAAINSHHTNNSQTLHFGDIETNYTLEKAREVKEGAELLAGYLENHDPDREMHAKRSKMVLAVGDEEVPELERRYDEEGFGDLFPKLRPIGREEIAEIEPAVVEGRDPDVELLALQTPDGYVVDYGATTKSFVERAADEAHVDVYADTEVTDVTPTLDGHTIETTEGRFDADATVVAAGSHSLQIAKDLGYGQDKVLLPVAGSFFLADDLLNGKVYTLQMKKLPFAAVHGDADVHDPSVTRFGPTAKLVPTLERGRLSTMTDFFDVFGLNAAAMLSYANVLSDRILLPYVLRNLVYDLPEVGRRQFLPHVQKVVPSVDLADIERAAGYGGVRPQIVDTSAKSLDMGEAKIVGDDIIFNITPSPGASTCLKNARRDTKAVLDFLDGEYTFDESAFRAATIDNFPRGATGGVTEPGAAEGAAADD; via the coding sequence ATGTCTGACACATATGATCTGGTGATCGTCGGCGGCGGTATCAGCGGTGCCTCACTCCTGTACACCACCGCGAAGTTCACCGACATCGGCTCGATCGCACTGATCGAGAAGGAAGCGGAGATCGCGGCGATCAACTCCCACCACACGAACAATTCGCAGACGCTGCATTTCGGCGACATCGAGACGAACTACACGCTCGAGAAGGCCCGCGAGGTCAAGGAGGGGGCAGAACTGCTCGCCGGCTATCTGGAGAACCACGACCCCGACCGCGAGATGCACGCAAAGCGGAGCAAGATGGTGCTCGCGGTCGGCGACGAGGAGGTGCCGGAACTCGAACGCCGGTACGACGAGGAGGGCTTCGGTGACCTCTTCCCCAAACTGCGACCGATCGGGCGCGAAGAGATCGCGGAGATCGAACCCGCGGTGGTCGAGGGCCGGGACCCCGACGTGGAGCTGCTCGCCCTCCAGACGCCCGACGGCTACGTCGTCGACTACGGCGCCACGACGAAGTCGTTCGTCGAGCGCGCGGCCGACGAGGCCCACGTCGACGTGTACGCCGACACGGAAGTCACCGATGTCACGCCGACGCTCGACGGGCACACCATCGAGACGACCGAGGGCCGGTTCGACGCTGACGCGACCGTCGTCGCCGCCGGCTCGCACAGCCTCCAGATCGCGAAGGACCTCGGCTACGGCCAGGACAAGGTGTTGCTCCCCGTCGCCGGGAGTTTCTTCCTCGCCGACGACCTCCTGAACGGGAAGGTGTACACGCTGCAGATGAAGAAACTCCCCTTCGCTGCCGTCCACGGCGACGCGGATGTCCACGATCCGAGCGTCACGCGGTTCGGGCCGACCGCGAAACTGGTCCCGACGCTCGAACGCGGTCGCCTCTCGACGATGACCGACTTCTTCGACGTGTTCGGGCTGAACGCGGCGGCGATGCTCAGCTACGCGAACGTCCTCTCGGACCGGATTCTCCTCCCCTACGTCCTCCGCAATCTCGTCTACGACCTCCCCGAGGTCGGTCGCCGGCAGTTCCTCCCGCACGTCCAGAAAGTCGTCCCGAGCGTCGACCTCGCTGACATCGAACGCGCGGCGGGGTACGGCGGCGTGCGGCCACAGATCGTCGACACGTCGGCGAAGTCCCTCGATATGGGCGAGGCGAAGATCGTCGGCGACGACATCATCTTCAACATCACCCCGTCGCCGGGTGCGTCGACCTGTCTCAAAAACGCCCGGCGGGACACGAAGGCAGTCCTCGACTTCCTCGACGGGGAGTACACGTTCGACGAATCGGCGTTCCGGGCGGCGACGATCGATAACTTCCCGCGCGGGGCCACCGGTGGCGTGACCGAGCCGGGCGCGGCCGAGGGCGCGGCGGCGGACGACTGA
- a CDS encoding winged helix-turn-helix domain-containing protein gives MRQLLWWLIGGSRGGENRLRIVRALHKRPRNTNQLSEDLDLNYKTVQHHLEVLGENDIVTTEGDTYGKMYFLTDRMERNLDILDEIAEQADINSHGD, from the coding sequence ATGCGGCAGTTATTGTGGTGGCTCATCGGTGGTTCGCGGGGAGGTGAAAACCGCCTCCGGATCGTCCGAGCGCTCCACAAGCGTCCGAGGAACACGAACCAACTGTCGGAGGATCTCGATTTGAACTACAAAACCGTCCAACACCACCTCGAGGTGCTCGGGGAAAACGACATCGTGACGACGGAAGGCGACACCTACGGGAAGATGTATTTTCTCACCGATCGCATGGAACGAAACCTGGATATCCTCGACGAAATCGCCGAACAAGCGGACATAAACAGCCATGGGGACTGA
- a CDS encoding ABC transporter permease produces the protein MSVAAILRRFPSALMAWRNLGRNRMRTGLAALGIVIGVIAIASLGMAGVAIQQQATSQLGGLTDQVSVSAGQDSVEDGVTADQIDEMDSVLTDARVVPQKTNDTTVSSRSDEAYVSVTGVTEASALYDVSSGEAPDRLQTGALLSNSTAQELGLEIGDPVRYDGQLYRIRGFIASDSGFGPGGGGELVLPLSALADQQHYDAVTIIAEDGDEASAIADRLEAHFNTEGRDSEEELQITTYGSAQESINSFMNTLQLALIGIGSISLVVASVAILNVMLMSTVERRGEIGVLRAVGIRRGEVLRMILTEAAFLGVVGGVIGAAGSLAVGVVLFSVLTGDATLVFGWGSVRYLLFGFLFAVVTSVLSGIYPAWKAANDRPVEALRG, from the coding sequence GTGAGCGTCGCGGCTATTCTCCGGCGGTTCCCCAGCGCGTTGATGGCGTGGCGAAACCTCGGCCGGAATCGGATGCGCACCGGTCTGGCCGCGCTCGGCATCGTCATCGGTGTCATCGCGATCGCCTCGCTCGGCATGGCCGGCGTCGCGATCCAGCAGCAGGCGACATCGCAACTCGGAGGGCTCACCGATCAGGTGTCCGTCTCTGCCGGCCAAGATAGCGTCGAAGACGGCGTGACAGCCGACCAGATCGATGAGATGGACAGTGTTCTGACGGACGCACGGGTCGTCCCACAGAAGACCAACGACACGACGGTCTCCTCGCGAAGCGACGAGGCGTACGTGAGCGTGACGGGTGTAACCGAAGCGAGCGCGCTCTACGACGTCTCCAGCGGGGAGGCACCGGACCGACTACAAACCGGTGCGTTGCTCAGTAACAGCACTGCCCAAGAGCTCGGCCTCGAGATCGGTGATCCGGTCAGATACGACGGACAGCTGTACCGGATCCGGGGCTTTATCGCCTCCGACAGCGGCTTCGGGCCCGGCGGTGGCGGCGAACTCGTCCTTCCTCTCTCCGCACTCGCCGACCAACAGCACTACGACGCCGTGACGATCATCGCCGAAGACGGCGACGAAGCCTCGGCGATCGCAGACCGGCTCGAAGCGCATTTCAACACCGAGGGACGGGACTCCGAGGAGGAGTTGCAGATCACTACCTACGGGAGCGCCCAAGAGAGCATCAACTCCTTCATGAACACCCTGCAGCTCGCGCTGATCGGCATCGGCTCGATTTCGCTGGTCGTCGCGAGCGTGGCGATCCTCAACGTCATGTTGATGAGCACGGTTGAGCGCCGTGGCGAAATCGGCGTCCTTCGAGCCGTCGGCATCCGCCGCGGTGAAGTCCTCCGGATGATTCTCACCGAGGCAGCCTTCCTGGGTGTGGTTGGGGGGGTCATCGGCGCAGCGGGATCGCTCGCCGTCGGGGTCGTCTTATTCAGCGTGCTCACAGGTGATGCGACCCTCGTGTTCGGCTGGGGCAGCGTCCGGTATCTTCTGTTCGGCTTCCTCTTTGCAGTCGTCACGAGCGTGCTGAGTGGGATCTACCCCGCCTGGAAGGCGGCGAACGACCGGCCAGTCGAGGCGCTCCGAGGATGA
- a CDS encoding ABC transporter ATP-binding protein, translating into MSIIELTDVVKRYQSGEEVVEALKAVDFHAERGEMVLVTGPSGSGKSTLLNMIGLLDTPTEGTILLNGRNVTDFDEDELTEERRSSLGFVFQDFHLLPMLTAVENVELPSMWDRSVDRHERAIDLLQWVGLSDRLTHTPAQLSGGQQQRVAIARALINEPDILLADEPTGNLDQATGRTILEEMTRLKKEENIAIVAVTHDEQMKDYADRVVRLVDGVIQS; encoded by the coding sequence ATGAGTATTATCGAACTCACCGATGTCGTCAAGCGCTATCAGAGCGGAGAGGAGGTGGTCGAGGCGCTGAAAGCCGTCGATTTCCACGCCGAGCGCGGCGAGATGGTGCTCGTGACCGGCCCCTCCGGATCCGGGAAGAGTACCTTGCTCAATATGATCGGCCTCCTCGATACGCCGACTGAGGGGACGATTCTGCTCAACGGTCGAAACGTGACGGATTTCGACGAGGACGAACTTACCGAGGAGCGTCGGTCGTCGCTCGGATTCGTCTTTCAGGATTTCCATCTGCTCCCGATGCTTACGGCCGTCGAAAACGTCGAACTCCCGTCGATGTGGGATCGAAGCGTCGACCGCCATGAGCGTGCCATCGACCTGCTGCAGTGGGTCGGCCTCAGTGACCGGCTCACCCATACGCCAGCCCAACTGTCCGGCGGCCAGCAACAGCGCGTCGCCATCGCTCGCGCGCTCATCAACGAACCGGATATTCTCCTCGCGGACGAACCGACGGGGAACCTGGATCAGGCGACCGGTCGAACCATCCTCGAAGAGATGACGCGTCTCAAAAAGGAGGAGAACATCGCCATCGTCGCGGTAACCCACGACGAACAGATGAAGGACTACGCGGATCGCGTCGTCCGCCTCGTCGACGGGGTGATCCAGTCGTGA
- the katG gene encoding catalase/peroxidase HPI: protein MLTCQRENSLTMTWSNQEWWPNLLRLDILDDNARDVSPYDEDFDYAEEFQKLDLEEVKADIEAVMTDSQDWWPADYGHYGPFFIRMAWHSAGTYRTADGRAGASGGLQRLPPESSWPDNVNLDKARRLLQPVKQKYGRKLSWGDLIVLAGNVALESMGFETFGFAGGREDEFKSNEAAEWGPETDWETTSPERFEDEEVGNLKDPLANTVMGLIYVNPEGPYGEPDVEGSAANIREEFDRMAMDDEETVALIAGGHTFGKVHGADDPEEHVGPEPESAPIDEQGLGWAQEHLDEKAGGLDVITSGIEGPWNASPIQWDMGYIDNLLEHDWTSVKGPGGAWQWKPVGDDIEGAPRPHDPDETEEPMMLTTDIALKHDDDYREILERFQENPAEFQQAFAKAWYKLIHRDMGPPERLLGPEVPDETFVWQDPLPDADYEVIGDAEAAELKEEILDTDLTVSQLAKTAWAAASTYRDSDKRGGANGARIRLEPQRSWEVNEPEELAAVLSTLEGIQEEFNGSRDDDVRVSLADLIVLGGNAAVEQAAAKAGYDVDVPFEPGRTDATQEQTNVESFEVLEPKVDGFRNYLGAGDFDDLYDTPEERMVDKAELLNLTVPEMTVLVGGMRALGATYGDDRGTFIDRPGTLTNDFFVNLLDMDYEWESVSADHERFEVRDRDTGDVEWEATRFDLIFGSNARLRTVADVYGSDDGEEAFVQDFVDAWHKVMTLDRFDLE from the coding sequence ATATTAACTTGCCAACGAGAGAACTCACTGACGATGACTTGGTCCAACCAAGAGTGGTGGCCGAACCTGTTGCGGCTGGACATTCTCGACGACAACGCGCGGGATGTCAGCCCGTACGACGAGGATTTCGACTACGCGGAGGAGTTCCAGAAGCTCGACCTCGAAGAGGTGAAAGCGGACATCGAAGCGGTGATGACGGACTCGCAGGACTGGTGGCCGGCGGACTACGGTCACTACGGACCGTTTTTCATCCGGATGGCGTGGCACAGCGCCGGGACCTACCGCACCGCTGACGGCCGTGCCGGTGCGTCCGGTGGACTCCAGCGGCTCCCACCGGAGAGCAGCTGGCCGGACAACGTGAACCTCGATAAGGCCCGTCGCCTGCTCCAGCCGGTCAAGCAGAAGTACGGCCGCAAGCTCTCGTGGGGCGACCTCATCGTCCTCGCGGGGAACGTCGCCCTGGAGTCGATGGGCTTCGAGACGTTCGGCTTCGCCGGCGGCCGCGAGGACGAGTTCAAGTCCAACGAAGCCGCCGAGTGGGGTCCCGAGACGGACTGGGAGACGACCTCGCCCGAGCGCTTCGAAGACGAAGAGGTGGGCAATCTCAAGGACCCACTCGCGAACACCGTGATGGGCCTCATCTACGTGAACCCCGAGGGCCCGTACGGCGAGCCGGATGTCGAAGGCTCGGCGGCGAACATCCGCGAGGAGTTCGACCGCATGGCGATGGACGACGAGGAGACGGTCGCGCTCATCGCCGGCGGCCACACCTTCGGGAAGGTCCACGGCGCCGACGACCCCGAGGAACACGTCGGTCCCGAGCCCGAGTCGGCCCCCATCGACGAGCAGGGCCTCGGCTGGGCACAGGAGCATCTCGACGAGAAGGCCGGCGGCCTCGACGTCATCACCAGCGGTATCGAGGGTCCGTGGAACGCCTCGCCGATTCAGTGGGACATGGGCTACATCGATAACCTGCTGGAACACGACTGGACCTCGGTCAAAGGCCCCGGCGGTGCGTGGCAGTGGAAGCCTGTCGGCGACGATATCGAGGGGGCACCGCGGCCGCACGACCCCGACGAGACCGAAGAGCCGATGATGCTGACGACGGACATCGCCCTCAAGCACGACGACGACTACCGAGAGATTCTGGAGCGGTTCCAGGAGAACCCCGCCGAGTTCCAGCAGGCCTTCGCGAAAGCGTGGTACAAGCTCATCCACCGCGACATGGGCCCGCCGGAGCGACTCCTCGGCCCGGAGGTCCCGGACGAGACGTTCGTCTGGCAGGACCCCCTCCCCGATGCCGACTACGAGGTTATCGGCGACGCCGAGGCTGCCGAACTCAAGGAGGAGATTCTCGACACCGACCTGACCGTCTCGCAGCTGGCCAAGACCGCGTGGGCGGCGGCGTCGACGTACCGCGACAGCGACAAGCGCGGCGGCGCGAACGGCGCTCGTATCCGGCTGGAGCCCCAGCGCAGCTGGGAGGTCAACGAGCCCGAGGAACTGGCGGCGGTGCTCTCGACCCTCGAAGGGATCCAAGAGGAGTTCAACGGCTCGCGTGACGACGACGTGCGCGTCTCGCTCGCCGACCTCATCGTGCTGGGCGGCAACGCGGCCGTCGAGCAGGCGGCGGCCAAGGCCGGCTACGACGTCGACGTGCCGTTCGAGCCGGGGCGCACGGACGCCACCCAGGAACAGACCAACGTCGAGTCCTTCGAGGTGCTCGAGCCAAAAGTCGACGGCTTCCGGAACTACCTCGGCGCGGGCGACTTCGACGACCTGTACGACACGCCCGAGGAACGGATGGTCGACAAGGCGGAGCTACTGAACCTGACCGTCCCCGAGATGACGGTGCTGGTCGGCGGCATGCGCGCGCTTGGCGCGACGTACGGGGACGACCGCGGCACCTTCATCGACCGCCCGGGCACGCTGACCAACGACTTCTTCGTGAACCTGCTCGACATGGACTACGAGTGGGAATCGGTCTCCGCGGACCACGAACGCTTCGAGGTCCGCGACCGTGACACCGGCGACGTCGAATGGGAAGCCACCCGCTTCGACCTCATCTTCGGCTCGAACGCCCGTCTCCGCACCGTCGCGGACGTCTACGGCAGCGACGACGGCGAAGAGGCGTTCGTGCAGGACTTCGTGGATGCGTGGCACAAGGTCATGACCCTCGACCGGTTCGATCTCGAATAA
- a CDS encoding beta-CASP ribonuclease aCPSF1, with product MSTDDQSPLDAVRAKLEAEIPDELNVSRVTYEGPELVIYTETPREFAERDGLIRKLASSIRKRITVRPAAGTQASPADAKPRIMDVIPDEAGITNLQFYPTTGEVLIEAEKPGLVIGRRASTLREITQAVGWTPEVLRTPPMESSTVDNVRNFLIQERDERQAFLERVGEHIHREPTHETEWVRVTTLGCCREVGRASFILSTPETRILVDCGDKPGAEGEVPYLQAPEANPIPDLDAVVLTHAHLDHSALLPLLFKYGYDGPIYTTQATRDLMGLLQLDYLDVAAKEGRTPPYESAMVREELKHTITVDYGDVTDIAPDIKLTLHNAGHILGSAVAHFHVGDGFHNVVFSGDIHHTDTRLFNGASNDFPRVETLIMESTYGRRNDDQTDQEDSERKLIELIDDTYEQDGKVVIPAFAVGRSQELMLVLEEAMRKGKLPTMPIYLDGMIREATAIHTAYPEFLRDGLRQRILHEDKNPFLAEQFQQVDGGQEMRENIAGGDPCIILSTSGMVTGGPIMSWLELLGGDPENTLVFVGYQAQGTLGRRIQSGRREIPFSDRGSRSEQLTLRFDVESVSGFSGHADRGGLEDYVQTMNPRPEEILCVHGDESSTDQLSSGLYQEFDIRTHAPKNLETFRFD from the coding sequence ATGAGTACTGACGACCAGAGCCCACTCGACGCCGTACGAGCAAAGTTGGAGGCCGAGATTCCGGACGAACTGAACGTTTCACGGGTTACCTACGAGGGCCCGGAACTCGTCATCTACACCGAAACGCCCCGGGAGTTCGCCGAGCGAGACGGCCTGATACGGAAGCTAGCCAGTTCGATCCGAAAACGCATCACCGTTCGGCCAGCGGCGGGCACACAGGCGAGTCCGGCCGATGCCAAGCCGCGGATCATGGATGTCATCCCCGACGAGGCTGGCATTACGAACCTACAGTTCTATCCCACGACGGGCGAAGTGTTGATCGAAGCGGAGAAGCCCGGACTCGTCATCGGGCGGCGCGCGAGCACGCTCCGCGAAATCACACAGGCGGTCGGCTGGACGCCCGAAGTGCTGCGGACGCCGCCGATGGAGTCGTCGACGGTCGACAACGTCCGGAACTTCCTGATTCAGGAACGCGACGAGCGACAGGCGTTCCTCGAACGCGTCGGCGAGCACATTCACCGCGAACCCACGCACGAGACGGAGTGGGTCCGCGTGACGACGCTCGGGTGCTGTCGAGAGGTGGGCCGCGCGAGTTTCATCCTCAGCACGCCGGAAACGCGAATCCTCGTCGACTGCGGCGACAAACCCGGCGCCGAGGGCGAGGTGCCCTACCTGCAGGCGCCCGAGGCAAACCCCATTCCGGACCTCGACGCGGTCGTCCTGACCCACGCCCATCTCGACCACAGCGCGTTGCTTCCGCTCCTGTTCAAGTACGGCTACGACGGTCCCATCTACACCACGCAGGCGACCCGCGATCTGATGGGCCTGCTCCAGCTCGACTATCTCGACGTCGCCGCGAAGGAAGGCCGGACGCCGCCCTACGAGAGCGCGATGGTGCGCGAGGAACTCAAACACACGATCACGGTCGACTACGGTGACGTCACCGACATCGCACCGGACATCAAACTCACGCTCCACAACGCGGGCCACATCCTCGGGAGCGCCGTCGCACATTTCCACGTCGGCGACGGCTTCCACAACGTCGTCTTCTCGGGCGACATCCATCACACGGACACCCGCCTGTTCAACGGCGCATCCAACGACTTCCCGCGCGTCGAGACGCTCATCATGGAGTCGACCTATGGACGGCGCAACGACGACCAGACCGACCAGGAAGACAGCGAGCGCAAGCTCATCGAGCTGATCGACGACACCTACGAACAGGATGGGAAAGTCGTCATCCCCGCCTTCGCCGTCGGTCGCTCACAGGAACTCATGCTCGTCCTCGAGGAAGCGATGCGGAAGGGGAAACTCCCGACGATGCCAATCTATCTCGACGGGATGATCCGCGAGGCGACGGCGATTCACACCGCCTATCCCGAGTTCCTTCGAGACGGTCTGCGACAGCGAATCCTCCACGAGGACAAGAACCCGTTCCTCGCCGAGCAGTTCCAACAGGTCGACGGCGGACAGGAGATGCGTGAGAACATCGCCGGCGGCGACCCCTGCATCATCCTCTCGACTTCGGGGATGGTGACTGGCGGCCCGATCATGTCGTGGCTCGAACTCCTGGGCGGTGACCCGGAGAACACGTTGGTCTTCGTGGGCTACCAAGCGCAGGGGACGCTCGGACGGCGGATTCAAAGCGGTCGACGAGAGATCCCGTTCAGTGACCGCGGAAGCCGGAGTGAGCAACTGACACTGCGCTTCGACGTGGAATCGGTCAGCGGATTTTCCGGCCACGCGGACCGGGGCGGCCTCGAAGACTACGTGCAAACGATGAATCCGCGGCCGGAGGAGATTCTTTGTGTACACGGGGACGAGTCGTCGACGGATCAGCTCTCGTCCGGGCTCTATCAGGAGTTCGATATTCGCACGCACGCGCCGAAAAATCTGGAGACGTTCCGTTTCGATTGA
- a CDS encoding SDR family oxidoreductase → MSLEDRAAIVTGASSGIGEATAHALASEGARVALAARSEDRLASIAADLETKHGVETLVVPTDVRDEDAVEALIETVVETFGGIDVLVNNAGLGRGGDVADLATADYRAMMDTNVDGVFFATRAALPHLQESDGNLIFVGSFAGQYPRPGNPVYAATKWWVRGFAHSVEAQAGPEGVGVTVVNPTEVRTEFGGDDGASFAERFEPGEVSEPEEIADAIVFAAGQEHSTVHEIDVYRRDKFEEW, encoded by the coding sequence ATGTCTCTCGAAGACCGTGCGGCCATCGTCACGGGTGCGAGTTCCGGCATCGGCGAAGCGACCGCACACGCGCTCGCAAGCGAGGGAGCGCGCGTCGCCCTCGCGGCGCGGAGCGAGGATCGACTGGCCTCGATCGCAGCCGACCTCGAAACCAAACACGGCGTCGAAACGCTCGTCGTCCCGACGGACGTTCGCGACGAGGACGCCGTCGAGGCGCTGATCGAGACGGTCGTCGAGACGTTCGGCGGGATCGATGTCCTCGTCAACAACGCGGGCCTCGGGCGCGGCGGCGACGTGGCCGATCTCGCGACCGCGGACTACCGGGCGATGATGGACACCAACGTCGACGGCGTCTTCTTCGCGACGCGCGCGGCGCTCCCCCATCTGCAGGAATCGGACGGGAACCTGATCTTCGTCGGTAGTTTCGCCGGGCAGTACCCGCGACCCGGGAATCCGGTGTACGCGGCGACCAAGTGGTGGGTTCGTGGATTCGCCCACAGCGTCGAGGCCCAGGCCGGACCCGAGGGCGTCGGCGTCACCGTCGTCAATCCGACCGAGGTCCGCACCGAGTTCGGCGGCGACGACGGCGCGTCCTTCGCCGAGCGGTTCGAACCGGGCGAGGTGAGCGAGCCCGAGGAGATCGCCGACGCGATCGTCTTCGCCGCCGGCCAGGAGCATTCGACGGTCCACGAGATCGATGTCTACCGCCGGGACAAGTTCGAGGAGTGGTGA
- a CDS encoding YegP family protein produces MVDATFEVFEADAAAFGWRLRHDGTTIATSDGTYPTRRAAMVDIQRIKHAAPEAGVESVDREA; encoded by the coding sequence ATGGTCGACGCCACGTTCGAGGTGTTCGAAGCCGACGCTGCGGCGTTTGGCTGGCGCCTCCGCCACGACGGCACGACGATCGCGACGAGCGACGGCACCTATCCGACACGACGGGCGGCGATGGTCGACATCCAGCGGATCAAACACGCGGCCCCGGAGGCCGGCGTCGAGTCGGTCGACCGGGAGGCGTGA